A genomic window from Populus nigra chromosome 7, ddPopNigr1.1, whole genome shotgun sequence includes:
- the LOC133698927 gene encoding uncharacterized protein C227.17c has translation METDPEREAASSLSSTAKRRLSCTTCFDALWFCYSPVHQMQQYYRLGLFDNCSQKWSDLVDCLTLKTKRSSQVQEILEAREKAKPHLWKLRTPEEASVHWRQLFGHLDDEVE, from the exons ATGGAAACGGATCCAGAGCGGGAAGCAGCCTCTTCCTTGTCTTCAACAGCCAAACGGCGCTTATCTTGCACTACCTGCTTCGACGCGCTCTGGTTCTGCTACT CTCCAGTGCATCAAATGCAGCAATATTACAGGCTTGGACTTTTTGATAACTGTTCTCAGAAATGGAGTGATTTGGTCGACTGTTTGACTCTCAAGACTAAAAGATCTTCTCAAGTccag GAAATTCTAGAGGCTCGTGAGAAAGCCAAGCCCCACCTTTGGAAGCTGCGGACACCAGAAGAAGCATCAGTGCACTGGAGACAGCTGTTTGGACACTTGGATGATGAAGTGGAATGA